Proteins encoded together in one Ciona intestinalis chromosome 3, KH, whole genome shotgun sequence window:
- the LOC494388 gene encoding uncharacterized protein LOC494388 isoform X1, whose protein sequence is MINIWTSCYVFLLASVVLAQSNRHRPASCNIDMTSYDGTITFPENPGKYPKNTECTWTFPASGNQVLVFSIEKLDIKNKPNKCDDGLQLPDNTVLCRRPRSLPQCKMFASQSNSVQNCGITIPPDARGTGCTYSTPIRFTSTWPNPKLRFYSNNDKERGTGFRLRYFIINCLAATTTTTTTSTTRTISTTARYTTIQTTETAGAVSYKTTAENMNNVTTATTVTTNQMPITTDVMNITGKGHVLQPGNSQLLVGLITGILSVILILVAVIICWVVLNSRRKENTTMDSENNTGVSECPGTVVYATPDDDYALAQDVPPHDVAMYEICSPDGGAGYGTIDNVLYGKNEGDYAVIEDGNENHTTDNTLPEMVVNQLYTSV, encoded by the exons atgATAAACATTTGGACGTCATGTTATGTCTTCCTAC TCGCAAGCGTTGTGTTGGCACAGTCAAACAGACACAGGCCAGCTTCGTGCAATATAGATATGACCTCGTACGACGGTACAATAACGTTTCCCGAAAACCCGGGAAAATATCCGAAAAATACCGAATGTACTTGGACGTTCCCAGCCAGTGGAAACCAAGTCCTCGTGTTTTCAATCGAAAAGTTggatattaaaaataaaccaaataaatgTGACGATGGACTACAACTACCTGAta ACACAGTTCTATGTCGTAGGCCTCGGTCTTTACCCCAATGTAAAATGTTCGCATCCCAAAGCAACAGCGTACAAAACTGCGGCATCACCATTCCACCCGATGCACGCGGTACCGGTTGCACCTATAGCACGCCTATTCGATTTACATCCACTTGGCCGAATCCAAAATTGCGGTTTTACTCAAACAATGACAAAGAAAGAGGAACAGGATTCAGATTAAGATATTTTATCATTAACTGCTTAGCAG caacaacaacaacaacaacaacatcgACGACTCGCACGATTTCAACGACAGCCAGGTATACCACGATACAGACAACGGAAACGGCCG GCGCGGTGAGTTATAAAACGACGGCCGAAAATATGAATAACGtcacaacagcaacaacagtaACAACCAATCAAATGCCAATTACGACTGACGTCATGAACATAACTGGCAAAG gTCACGTGTTACAACCAGGCAACTCCCAATTATTGGTTGGATTAATTACGGGAATTCTTTCAGTGATTCTTATATTGGTCGCAGTTATAATTTGCTGGGTGGTTTTAAACAG CAGACGAAAAGAGAACACGACGATGGACTCTGAAAACAACACAGGTGTATCTGAATGCCCCGGTACTGTTGTTTACGCTACACCTGATGATGACTATGCACTTGCACAAGATGTGCCGCCGCACGATGTCGCTATGTATGAGATTTGCTCCCCGGATGGAGGGGCAGGGTATGGAACGATAGACAATGTATTATATGGAAAGAATGAAGGCGATTACGCTGTAATAGAGGACGGTAACGAAAACCATACCACGGATAATACATTGCCAGAAATGGTGGTGAACCAGTTGTACACAAGTGTGTAA
- the LOC494388 gene encoding uncharacterized protein LOC494388 isoform X2 produces the protein MINIWTSCYVFLLASVVLAQSNRHRPASCNIDMTSYDGTITFPENPGKYPKNTECTWTFPASGNQVLVFSIEKLDIKNKPNKCDDGLQLPDNTVLCRRPRSLPQCKMFASQSNSVQNCGITIPPDARGTGCTYSTPIRFTSTWPNPKLRFYSNNDKERGTGFRLRYFIINCLAATTTTTTTSTTRTISTTARYTTIQTTETAGAVSYKTTAENMNNVTTATTVTTNQMPITTDVMNITGKGHVLQPGNSQLLVGLITGILSVILILVAVIICWVVLNRRKENTTMDSENNTGVSECPGTVVYATPDDDYALAQDVPPHDVAMYEICSPDGGAGYGTIDNVLYGKNEGDYAVIEDGNENHTTDNTLPEMVVNQLYTSV, from the exons atgATAAACATTTGGACGTCATGTTATGTCTTCCTAC TCGCAAGCGTTGTGTTGGCACAGTCAAACAGACACAGGCCAGCTTCGTGCAATATAGATATGACCTCGTACGACGGTACAATAACGTTTCCCGAAAACCCGGGAAAATATCCGAAAAATACCGAATGTACTTGGACGTTCCCAGCCAGTGGAAACCAAGTCCTCGTGTTTTCAATCGAAAAGTTggatattaaaaataaaccaaataaatgTGACGATGGACTACAACTACCTGAta ACACAGTTCTATGTCGTAGGCCTCGGTCTTTACCCCAATGTAAAATGTTCGCATCCCAAAGCAACAGCGTACAAAACTGCGGCATCACCATTCCACCCGATGCACGCGGTACCGGTTGCACCTATAGCACGCCTATTCGATTTACATCCACTTGGCCGAATCCAAAATTGCGGTTTTACTCAAACAATGACAAAGAAAGAGGAACAGGATTCAGATTAAGATATTTTATCATTAACTGCTTAGCAG caacaacaacaacaacaacaacatcgACGACTCGCACGATTTCAACGACAGCCAGGTATACCACGATACAGACAACGGAAACGGCCG GCGCGGTGAGTTATAAAACGACGGCCGAAAATATGAATAACGtcacaacagcaacaacagtaACAACCAATCAAATGCCAATTACGACTGACGTCATGAACATAACTGGCAAAG gTCACGTGTTACAACCAGGCAACTCCCAATTATTGGTTGGATTAATTACGGGAATTCTTTCAGTGATTCTTATATTGGTCGCAGTTATAATTTGCTGGGTGGTTTTAAACAG ACGAAAAGAGAACACGACGATGGACTCTGAAAACAACACAGGTGTATCTGAATGCCCCGGTACTGTTGTTTACGCTACACCTGATGATGACTATGCACTTGCACAAGATGTGCCGCCGCACGATGTCGCTATGTATGAGATTTGCTCCCCGGATGGAGGGGCAGGGTATGGAACGATAGACAATGTATTATATGGAAAGAATGAAGGCGATTACGCTGTAATAGAGGACGGTAACGAAAACCATACCACGGATAATACATTGCCAGAAATGGTGGTGAACCAGTTGTACACAAGTGTGTAA
- the LOC108949323 gene encoding uncharacterized protein LOC108949323 — translation MKSVSMCFVFYCILFANEVGVTNAVCDGDEIKRNGTGVVQIKGGNAKTIDHSWTLKSELMTSLLIVNMTMVNMHSRNRANVSCDFAIEYVVLPDGKQVCHTNKTCGVYMSPNINIPNTIAYQSNEYMKVVNAKCATEWKHATTWPPTLCIQARLTTFELDLNYQFINLPVPSETTSNFLIFVQLEL, via the exons ATGAAATCAGTTTCGATGTGTTTCGTGTTTTACTGCATTCTGTTTGCTAACGAAG TCGGTGTGACGAATGCAGTTTGCGACGGGGATGAAATCAAGCGGAACGGGACAGGAGTAGTTCAAATAAAGGGAGGAAATGCAAAAACAATCGACCACTCGTGGACGCTAAAGAGCGagctaatgacgtcattgttaaTCGTAAATATGACGATGGTGAACATGCACAGCAGAAACCGAGCCAACGTTTCTTGTGATTTTGCAATAGAGTATGTCGTGTTACCAGACG GAAAACAAGTTTGTCACACCAACAAAACATGCGGGGTCTACATGAGCCCCAACATAAACATACCAAACACCATCGCCTACCAAAGCAATGAGTATATGAAGGTGGTGAATGCCAAATGTGCTACAGAATGGAAGCATGCAACAACATGGCCGCCTACATTATGCATCCAAGCTCGTCTCACAACTTTTGAACTGGATTTAAATTATCAGTTCATTAACTTGCCCGTGCCAAGCGAAACTACAAGTAATTTCCTCATTTTTGTGCAACTCGaattgtaa